The Mercurialis annua linkage group LG2, ddMerAnnu1.2, whole genome shotgun sequence genome contains a region encoding:
- the LOC126667589 gene encoding uncharacterized protein LOC126667589, giving the protein MLRLASFATISRPPLVSLAFIRKKWSFKDSHQIDMCKSPIQPLKLAHKVANVVDCRCGSTTDSIHTQGFSEYRNHVDFQNVKIILGSSSMARRQILAEMGYEFSIVTADIDEKSIRRDTPEELVMALAQAKADAIVARLQTMAQLEVNSPTTLLITADTVVIYKGTVREKPTSKEEARYFIKGYSSDHGAVVGSILVTNLSTGKSKGAWERAEVYFREIPEDVIDTLIEDGITFNVAGGLMLEHPLISPCVEKVVGSTDTVMGLSKALTEKLIAEVL; this is encoded by the exons ATGTTGCGTCTTGCTTCTTTCGCTACTATTTCAAGACCACCGCTTGTTTCTTTAGCATTCATAAGAAAGAAATGGAGCTTCAAAGACAGTCATCAAATTGATATGTGCAAATCCCCAATTCAG CCACTAAAACTTGCACATAAGGTAGCAAATGTAGTTGATTGCAGATGTGGGAGTACTACAGATTCTATTCACACTCAAGGCTTTTCGGAATATCGGAATCATGTAGATTTTCAAAATGTCAAG ATAATTTTGGGTTCATCGTCCATGGCAAGGCGACAAATTCTAGCCGAGATGGGATATGAATTCTCAATCGTG ACTGCAGATATAGATGAAAAGAGCATAAGGAGAGATACGCCTGAGGAATTGGTTATGGCTTTGGCTCAGGCAAAG GCAGATGCTATTGTAGCAAGGCTCCAAACTATGGCTCAGTTGGAAGTGAATTCCCCTACAACCTTGCTGATTACAGCAGACACA GTGGTGATTTATAAAGGAACAGTGAGAGAAAAGCCAACCAGCAAGGAAGAAGCACGATATTTCATCAAAG GTTATTCTAGTGATCATGGAGCTGTTGTAGGATCTATACTAGTAACTAACCTTTCTACCGGCAAAAGCAAAGGAGCATGGGAGAGGGCAGAG GTTTATTTCCGTGAGATACCTGAAGACGTCATCGATACTCTG ATTGAAGATGGAATTACGTTCAATGTTGCAGGAGGTCTCATGCTTGAGCACCCACTTATATCACCGTGTGTCGAAAAAGTG GTGGGCAGTACCGACACGGTGATGGGACTTTCAAAAGCTCTTACTGAAAAACTCATTGCAGAAGTCCTTTAG
- the LOC126667588 gene encoding light-mediated development protein DET1 isoform X1 has protein sequence MIILFFRCTIHLNVQKQQYRVANFRAPNSDSSSGHLSLNHEVAWLQVHSARQFYENLVPSHTIYDVESPDHSFRKFTDDGHYLITFSRNHQELVVYRPKWLSYSCKGEDCCLPDRSKRFDSFFTQLYVVSLASANEVICKDFFLYVESLRFGLFATSTAQFHETPAVGGAIPGVPSIEKITFHLLRLEDGVILDEKAFQNDFINLAHNMGVFLYDDLLAVVSLRYQTIHILQIRESGNLVNVRAIGAFCREDDELFLNSSAQYMATLDKSKMHQPSQNHLENSVHDTQPGSDNSFLSGIKQRLLSFIFRGIWNEDKNKDVRVQCLKKKFYFHFQDYVDLIIWKVQFLDRHHLLIKFGSVDGGVSRSADHQPSFFTVYNMDTTEVVAFYQNSEDELYLLFEQFSNHFYATSRNSLYMNFISSHSNNIHAFEQLRSIKIKASNYSSFVKKMLASLPFNCQSLCPSPYFDQSLFRFDDKLISATDRHRPSTDHPIKFISRRQPYTLKFKIKPGPEAGSIDGRSRKVSSFLFHPFLPIALSIQQTLFLQPSVNIHFRG, from the exons atgataattttgtttttcaggTGTACAATTCATCTCAATGTTCAGAAGCAGCAATATCGTGTCGCGAATTTTCGAGCGCCAAATTCGGACTCCTCCTCCGGCCACCTCT CTCTGAATCATGAGGTGGCGTGGTTACAGGTTCATTCTGCTCGTCAATTTTATGAGAATTTAGTCCCCAGTCACACCATTTATGATGTTGAGTCCCCGGACCATTCGTTCCGCAAATTCACTGATGATGGTCACTACCTCATTACTTTTAGTAGAAATCACCAGGAGCTTGTTGTTTATAGGCCGAAATGGCTTTCCTATTCTTGTAAAGGTGAAGATTGTTGTCTTCCCGATAGATCAAAGAGGTTTGATAGCTTCTTTACGCAACTTTACGTTGTTTCGCTTGCTTCCGCTAATGAGGTTATATGTAAAGATTTCTTTCTTTATGTGGAGAGTTTACGATTCGGTCTTTTTGCTACTTCTACTGCTCAATTTCATGAAACGCCTGCCGTTGGAGGCGCTATACCGGGAGTCCCGTCCATTGAAAAGATCACTTTTCATCTTTTGAG ATTGGAAGATGGGGTAATTCTGGATGAGAAGGCTTTTCAGAATGATTTTATTAACCTTGCCCACAACATGGGTGTCTTCTTGTATGATGATTTACTGGCAGTCGTGTCACTTCGTTACCAAACTATACACATTCTCCAAATTAGAGAATCCGGTAATCTTGTCAATGTGCGTGCTATTGGTGCATTTTGCCGTGAAGATGATGAGCTTTTTCTCAATTCCAGTGCTCAG TACATGGCAACCCTTGACAAAAGTAAAATGCATCAACCATCTCAGAATCATCTTGAAAATAGTGTGCATGATACCCAACCAGGTTCAGACAATTCTTTCCTGAGTGGCATCAAGCAACGGTTGCTTTCTTTCATTTTCAGAGGGATATGGAATGAAGACAAAAATAAAGACGTG AGAGTCCAATGCTTGAAGAAGAAGTTCTATTTCCATTTTCAAGATTATGTTGACTTGATTATTTGGAAG GTACAATTCTTGGATCGGCATCACCTGCTTATCAAGTTTGGTAGTGTAGATGGAGGG GTATCAAGAAGTGCGGATCACCAACCCTCATTCTTTACTGTATATAACATGGATACAACTGAAGTTGTCGCTTTTTACCAG AATTCAGAAGATGAGCTTTATCTCTTGTTTGAGCAGTTTTCTAACCATTTCTATGCAACATCAAGAAATTCATTGTACATGAATTTCATATCTTCCCATTCAAACAATATTCACGCTTTTGAGCAACTACGGTCCATCAAGATTAAAGCTAGCAATTATTCATCG TTTGTGAAGAAGATGTTGGCTTCTTTGCCTTTTAATTGTCAATCATTGTGTCCTTCTCCCTATTTCGACCAATCTCTATTCCGGTTTGATGACAAG CTTATATCCGCAACTGACCGACATAGACCTTCGACAGACCATCCCATCAAATTCATTTCTAGACGACAACCATATACACTCAAATTCAAGATCAAACCAG GTCCTGAAGCCGGAAGTATCGATGGTCGAAGTAGAAAGGTTTCGTCGTTTCTTTTTCATCCTTTTTTGCCCATAGCTCTCTCCATTCAACAGACGTTGTTCTTGCAGCCTTCAGTCAATATCCACTTTAGAGGATGA
- the LOC126667588 gene encoding light-mediated development protein DET1 isoform X2 gives MFRSSNIVSRIFERQIRTPPPATSVHSARQFYENLVPSHTIYDVESPDHSFRKFTDDGHYLITFSRNHQELVVYRPKWLSYSCKGEDCCLPDRSKRFDSFFTQLYVVSLASANEVICKDFFLYVESLRFGLFATSTAQFHETPAVGGAIPGVPSIEKITFHLLRLEDGVILDEKAFQNDFINLAHNMGVFLYDDLLAVVSLRYQTIHILQIRESGNLVNVRAIGAFCREDDELFLNSSAQYMATLDKSKMHQPSQNHLENSVHDTQPGSDNSFLSGIKQRLLSFIFRGIWNEDKNKDVRVQCLKKKFYFHFQDYVDLIIWKVQFLDRHHLLIKFGSVDGGVSRSADHQPSFFTVYNMDTTEVVAFYQNSEDELYLLFEQFSNHFYATSRNSLYMNFISSHSNNIHAFEQLRSIKIKASNYSSFVKKMLASLPFNCQSLCPSPYFDQSLFRFDDKLISATDRHRPSTDHPIKFISRRQPYTLKFKIKPGPEAGSIDGRSRKVSSFLFHPFLPIALSIQQTLFLQPSVNIHFRG, from the exons ATGTTCAGAAGCAGCAATATCGTGTCGCGAATTTTCGAGCGCCAAATTCGGACTCCTCCTCCGGCCACCTCT GTTCATTCTGCTCGTCAATTTTATGAGAATTTAGTCCCCAGTCACACCATTTATGATGTTGAGTCCCCGGACCATTCGTTCCGCAAATTCACTGATGATGGTCACTACCTCATTACTTTTAGTAGAAATCACCAGGAGCTTGTTGTTTATAGGCCGAAATGGCTTTCCTATTCTTGTAAAGGTGAAGATTGTTGTCTTCCCGATAGATCAAAGAGGTTTGATAGCTTCTTTACGCAACTTTACGTTGTTTCGCTTGCTTCCGCTAATGAGGTTATATGTAAAGATTTCTTTCTTTATGTGGAGAGTTTACGATTCGGTCTTTTTGCTACTTCTACTGCTCAATTTCATGAAACGCCTGCCGTTGGAGGCGCTATACCGGGAGTCCCGTCCATTGAAAAGATCACTTTTCATCTTTTGAG ATTGGAAGATGGGGTAATTCTGGATGAGAAGGCTTTTCAGAATGATTTTATTAACCTTGCCCACAACATGGGTGTCTTCTTGTATGATGATTTACTGGCAGTCGTGTCACTTCGTTACCAAACTATACACATTCTCCAAATTAGAGAATCCGGTAATCTTGTCAATGTGCGTGCTATTGGTGCATTTTGCCGTGAAGATGATGAGCTTTTTCTCAATTCCAGTGCTCAG TACATGGCAACCCTTGACAAAAGTAAAATGCATCAACCATCTCAGAATCATCTTGAAAATAGTGTGCATGATACCCAACCAGGTTCAGACAATTCTTTCCTGAGTGGCATCAAGCAACGGTTGCTTTCTTTCATTTTCAGAGGGATATGGAATGAAGACAAAAATAAAGACGTG AGAGTCCAATGCTTGAAGAAGAAGTTCTATTTCCATTTTCAAGATTATGTTGACTTGATTATTTGGAAG GTACAATTCTTGGATCGGCATCACCTGCTTATCAAGTTTGGTAGTGTAGATGGAGGG GTATCAAGAAGTGCGGATCACCAACCCTCATTCTTTACTGTATATAACATGGATACAACTGAAGTTGTCGCTTTTTACCAG AATTCAGAAGATGAGCTTTATCTCTTGTTTGAGCAGTTTTCTAACCATTTCTATGCAACATCAAGAAATTCATTGTACATGAATTTCATATCTTCCCATTCAAACAATATTCACGCTTTTGAGCAACTACGGTCCATCAAGATTAAAGCTAGCAATTATTCATCG TTTGTGAAGAAGATGTTGGCTTCTTTGCCTTTTAATTGTCAATCATTGTGTCCTTCTCCCTATTTCGACCAATCTCTATTCCGGTTTGATGACAAG CTTATATCCGCAACTGACCGACATAGACCTTCGACAGACCATCCCATCAAATTCATTTCTAGACGACAACCATATACACTCAAATTCAAGATCAAACCAG GTCCTGAAGCCGGAAGTATCGATGGTCGAAGTAGAAAGGTTTCGTCGTTTCTTTTTCATCCTTTTTTGCCCATAGCTCTCTCCATTCAACAGACGTTGTTCTTGCAGCCTTCAGTCAATATCCACTTTAGAGGATGA
- the LOC126667578 gene encoding villin-4, translating into MAVSMRDLDPAFQGAGQKAGIEVWRIENFRPVVVPKSSHGKFFMGDSYVILKTTALKSGVLRHDIHYWLGKDTSQDEAGVAAIKTVELDAALGGRAVQYREVQGHETEKFLSYFKPCIIPQEGGVTSGFKHVEAEQHQTRLFVCKGKHVVHVKEVPFARSSLNHDDIFILDTKSKIFQFNGSNSSIQERAKALEVVQYIKDTYHDGKCEVAAIEDGKLMADAETGEFWGFFGGFAPLPRKTTTDDDKTADSHTPKLSCVDKGKAEPVEADSLTRELLNTNKCYILDCGLEVFVWMGRNTSLDDRKTASGCTEELVRGADRPKSQIIRVIEGFETVMFRSKFESWPQTVDVAVSEDGRGKVAALLKRQGVNVKGLMKAAPAKEEPQPHIDVTGNLQVWRVDGQKKVLLQASDQSKFYSGDCHIFQYSYPGEDKEEYLVGTWFGKKSIEDDRASAISLASKMVESLKFLPAQARIYEGNEPIQFFSIFQSFIVFKGGVSTGYKNYTAENSLPDETYKESGLALFRVQGSGPDNMQAIQVEPVATSLNSSYCYILHNDSTIFTWSGNLTTADDQELVERQLDLIKPNLQSKAQKEGSESEQFWDLLGGKSEYPSQKIAREAESDPHLFSCIFSKGNLKVTEIYNFTQDDLMTEDIFVLDCHSEIFVWVGQQVDSKNRVHALTIGEKFLEKDFLLEKLSSEASIYIVMEGSEPTFFTRFFSWDSAKSSMHGNSFQRKLAIVRNGGAPIQEKPKRRTPVSYGGRSSSVPDKSQRSRSMSFSPDRVRVRGRSPAFNALAATFESPNTRNLSTPPTVRKIFPKSASPDSESLASKSAAIAALTASFEQPPPARQVIMPRSVKASSPSPVPTPGKSTPETNNKENSLGGRIGSLTIKEDIKEGEAEDEEGLPIHPYERLKINAEDPVSDIDVTKRETYLSSAEFKEKFGMTKDAFYKTPKWKQNKLKMALQLF; encoded by the exons ATGGCTGTTTCGATGAGAGATTTGGATCCAGCTTTCCAGGGAGCTGGACAGAAAGC CGGAATAGAAGTATGGCGTATTGAAAATTTTCGTCCTGTTGTTGTGCCAAAGTCTTCTCATGGAAAATTTTTCATGGGCGACTCCTATGTCATTTTGAAG ACAACTGCCCTAAAAAGTGGAGTCTTACGCCATGATATCCACTATTGGTTGGGTAAAGATACCTCTCAG GATGAAGCAGGTGTAGCTGCCATCAAAACAGTGGAACTGGATGCAGCCCTTGGAGGTCGTGCTGTACAGTATCGTGAAGTTCAGGGCCATGAAACTGAGAAGTTTCTATCTTATTTTAAACCATGTATCATACCTCAAGAAGGAGGGGTTACTTCTGGATTTAAACATGTCGAGGCTGAACAACACCAAACACGCTTATTTGTCTGCAAAGGGAAACATGTTGTCCATGTAAAAGAG GTTCCTTTTGCTCGATCTTCCCTCAACCATGATGATATTTTTATTCTAGACACAAAGTcgaaaatatttcaatttaatggTTCTAATTCATCCATCCAAGAGAGAGCTAAAGCTTTAGAAGTAGTCCAATATATCAAGGATACTTATCATGACGGAAAATGCGAAGTTGCTGCCATTG AGGATGGAAAGCTGATGGCTGATGCTGAAACTGGTGAATTCTGGGGTTTCTTTGGTGGTTTTGCTCCACTTCCTAGGAAAACAACCACTGACGATGATAAGACTGCCGATTCTCATACTCCTAAGTTGTCTTG TGTTGATAAGGGCAAGGCGGAACCTGTTGAGGCAGATTCATTGACAAGGGAATTGCTAAACACAAATAAGTGCTATATTCTTGATTGTGGATTGGAAGTGTTTGTCTGGATGGGTAGAAATACTTCACTTGATGATAGGAAGACTGCAAGTGGATGCACAGAG GAGTTGGTCCGAGGAGCTGATCGGCCAAAGTCTCAAATTATTCGTGTAATTGAGGGATTTGAGACAGTGATGTTTCGGTCAAAGTTTGAATCATGGCCCCAGACAGTTGATGTAGCAGTATCTGAGGATGGTAGAGGCAAAGTTGCAG CACTTCTAAAACGGCAGGGAGTCAATGTTAAGGGCCTAATGAAAGCTGCTCCTGCAAAGGAAGAACCTCAACCGCATATTGATGTCACAGGCAATTTACAG GTGTGGCGTGTGGATGGACAAAAAAAGGTTCTCCTTCAAGCTTCGGATCAGTCAAAGTTTTACAGCGGTGATTGCCATATCTTTCAATATTCATACCCAGGCGAAGATAAGGAGGAATATCTTGTAGGAACATGGTTTGGGAAGAAGAGCATTGAG GACGATAGAGCTTCTGCCATTTCACTGGCCAGCAAGATGGTTGAGTCATTGAAGTTTCTTCCTGCACAG GCTCGCATCTATGAAGGAAATGAACCAATCCAGTTCTTTTCAATCTTCCAGAGCTTCATCGTTTTCAAG GGTGGTGTTAGCACTGGGTACAAGAATTATACTGCAGAGAACTCACTACCAGATGAGACATACAAAGAGAGTGGTCTTGCTTTATTCAGGGTTCAGGGTTCTGGACCAGATAATATGCAAGCAATACAAGTTGAGCCG GTTGCAACGTCTCTAAATTCCTCTTACTGTTACATATTGCACAATGACTCTACTATCTTTACCTGGTCTGGGAACCTTACAACTGCAGACGACCAGGAACTTGTGGAAAGGCAGCTGGATCTGATAAAG CCAAATTTACAATCCAAGGCACAAAAAGAAGGTTCAGAGTCTGAGCAATTTTGGGATTTATTGGGGGGTAAATCTGAATACCCCAGTCAAAAAATTGCAAGGGAAGCTGAAAGTGATCCTCACCTTTTCTCATGCATCTTCTCAAAGG GAAATCTGAAG GTGACTGAAATATACAACTTCACCCAGGATGATTTAATGACTGAAGATATATTTGTCTTGGATTGCCACTCTGAGATCTTTGTCTGGGTAGGGCAACAAGTTGACTCCAAGAACAGAGTGCACGCTTTGACTATTGGAGAG AAATTTCTTGAGAAGGATTTTCTGTTAGAAAAGCTATCTAGTGAAGCTTCAATATACATTGTTATGGAAGGGAGTGAGCCAACTTTCTTCACACGTTTCTTTTCATGGGACTCTGCAAAATCTTCT ATGCATGGAAACTCATTCCAAAGGAAACTTGCAATTGTCAGAAATGGAGGTGCACCAATTCAAGAA aaacCGAAACGGAGAACACCTGTATCATATGGAGGACGATCATCTAGTGTGCCAGATAAATCACAGCGTTCCAGAAGCATGTCTTTCAGCCCCGATCGAGTTCGTGTGAGGGGCAGATCACCAGCTTTCAATGCACTAGCTGCTACTTTTGAGAGCCCTAATACAAGAAACCTTTCAACCCCACCAACGGTTAGAAAGATTTTTCCAAAATCTGCGAGCCCTGATTCGGAAAGTCTGGCTTCCAAATCCGCAGCTATAGCAGCACTTACTGCATCTTTTGAACAACCACCACCAGCACGGCAGGTTATCATGCCCCGGTCTGTCAAag CGAGCTCTCCGTCACCGGTACCAACTCCTGGGAAATCGACACCTGAGACAAATAACAAGGAGAATTCTTTGGGTGGAAGAATAGGGTCTCTCACCATAAAAGAAGATATCAAAGAGGGCGAAGCTGAAGATGAGGAGGGGCTCCCAATACATCCATATGAGCGCCTTAAAATTAACGCGGAAGATCCTGTTAGTGATATTGATGTGACAAAGCGAGAG ACTTACCTCTCATCAGCAGAGTTCAAGGAGAAATTTGGAATGACAAAAGATGCCTTCTATAAGACGCCAAAATGGAAACAGAACAAGCTTAAAATGGCCCTGCAATTGTTCTGA